A region of the Neomicrococcus lactis genome:
TTCGATGGACTCCGGAGTGATGGGCTCCGGGGGAGTCCATGCGAGTCGGCGCAGTGTGTCCGGCTGCAGAAGATTCTCGGTAGGCATGTTCAACTTCTCTGCTGCCAAGCCCACTCGAGCCCTGGCAGTGTTGAGGCGACGTGCAGCTTCCGGATTGCGATCAGCCCAGAAGCGTGGCGGTGGCGGAGCAGTGTTAGGCACCGTCAACGGTGGCAAGGAACGTAGCTTCTTAGCGGACTGGATTGCAGTGACCCAGCGCGGCGCCTCGGTCTTGGCGGCGCGGCCAGCAAAGCCGTGCGTCTTGAGCAGTTCCGGAACAGAAGAAGGCATCGCCTTTGCAGCGGCAACAATCGCGGCATCCGGCAGCAACTTTCCGGGGGCGGTGTCACGCCGCTGCGCCAGATTCTCGCGCTCTTCCCACAAAGCCCGTACGGTGGCAAGCTGTCGGCGGTCGCGAATCGAATGAATTCCAGAAGTGCGGCGCCACGGATCCTCGCGGGGTCCGGGAAGAGGCGACGTGCGAATCGCTTCAAATTCTTCGAGCGCAAAATCCAGCTTTCCCTGCTGATCCAACAACTCGGTCAAGCCGTCACGCAGCTCGTCCAACACTTCGACGTCCAGCGCGGCATAGCGCAACCACGGCTCGGGGAGAGGGCGCTTGGACCAGTCCGCGGCGGAGTGTTCCTTAGCAAGCCGCAGCCCCAGGAAATGCTCCACGACGGCCGCAAGCCCCACCTTCGGCAAACCAGCTAGGCGTGCCGCGAGCTCGGTATCAAACAACGCATCCGGGCGCATGCCTTGCTCGGCCAAGCACGGAAGGTCCTGCATCGCGGCATGAAGAATCCACTCCACACCGCTCAAAGACTCGTTGATGATTTCCAGCCCGGAAAAAGCCTCGGGATCGATGAGCCACGTACCTGCGCCTTCGCGCCGAATCTGGACCAAGAAGGCTCGCTGCCCGTAGCGGAAACCGGAGGCTCGCTCGGCGTCCACGCCCGCGGGACCGGTGCCGGCGGCCAAAGCCTCGGCCGCACGGTCCAATCCGCGCTGCGTGTCAATAACAAAAGGAACCCCGTCGCGGGGTTCAGTCAGGTCAACGAGGGTTCGCTCAACGGAACCGTCGGCACTTTCGGGGGCGGCGTCGTCGTACTTAAAATCTGAAGTGGAAGTCACGGGTCAGGTCAGGCGCCGGCGGGGAAGCGCAGTTACTCCTTCGGGAAGCGGCGGCAACCCGCCAAAGCTGCAGACCATGTGGGTCCATGCTTCGAGATGCCTACCAAAATCGTCTGAAGTGGGCGTCCAAGACGCACGCAATTCAATATCGATATTGTCTTCCCGATCCTCCAAAGAACCAAAATTCTCCGAAAGAACGCGCGTCGCAGTGCCTCCTGCGCGGGAGTAGGAAGCGCCGTTTTCTTCCAGAGCTTCCACGAGCCACGTCCACGCGACAGAGCCCAAGAGGGCGTCCTGTCCCATTTCCGGCTCAAGCCGAGCGCGGATATAAGTGACGACGCGGAAATCCCCGCCCCATACAGGAGATCCGGCGGGGTCATGCAACAAGATGAAGCGGCCCGTGGCTAGTTCTTCAGGCATGATGTCCGGCTGATCGCCGCCGGCAAAAGCCTGATGCGCGTGCGGGGGGAGAGGAGACTCAAAAAGATCGGCGGCGAGGGCTACCGAGAAGGGTGCAAGACGTGCCGGCGCGGGAATTTCAGTCAGCACAAGTTCCGGCCGGCACTGCGCCGTTTTAAGGGCTCGTAATGCGGACCGAAACACTGAAGAAGCAGGGGAAACGCCACTCATCGCCGTCACTCTTGCCACTTTAGATCCGCACTATG
Encoded here:
- a CDS encoding HRDC domain-containing protein, giving the protein MTSTSDFKYDDAAPESADGSVERTLVDLTEPRDGVPFVIDTQRGLDRAAEALAAGTGPAGVDAERASGFRYGQRAFLVQIRREGAGTWLIDPEAFSGLEIINESLSGVEWILHAAMQDLPCLAEQGMRPDALFDTELAARLAGLPKVGLAAVVEHFLGLRLAKEHSAADWSKRPLPEPWLRYAALDVEVLDELRDGLTELLDQQGKLDFALEEFEAIRTSPLPGPREDPWRRTSGIHSIRDRRQLATVRALWEERENLAQRRDTAPGKLLPDAAIVAAAKAMPSSVPELLKTHGFAGRAAKTEAPRWVTAIQSAKKLRSLPPLTVPNTAPPPPRFWADRNPEAARRLNTARARVGLAAEKLNMPTENLLQPDTLRRLAWTPPEPITPESIEAALRERGAREWQIRVTSPIITVAFLDPEPLPEKD
- a CDS encoding DUF3000 domain-containing protein, producing the protein MSGVSPASSVFRSALRALKTAQCRPELVLTEIPAPARLAPFSVALAADLFESPLPPHAHQAFAGGDQPDIMPEELATGRFILLHDPAGSPVWGGDFRVVTYIRARLEPEMGQDALLGSVAWTWLVEALEENGASYSRAGGTATRVLSENFGSLEDREDNIDIELRASWTPTSDDFGRHLEAWTHMVCSFGGLPPLPEGVTALPRRRLT